The stretch of DNA ATGGCTTGTTCATAAGCTGATTTGGCATCATCAACATCGGATTGAGGGGCATAACGACTCGCTTTAAGTTCTGTGGTGCGTTTTAAAGTTAGTTGTGCATGGGTTGCTATGGCTGAAGCAGCAGCTTTTTGTGCTTGCGAATCATCTAAAGCACTGCGAGCAGCTATAATTTGCGCATCAATACGGAGAAGAGTTTTTTGTTGTGTGTTGAGACGGGCTTCTGTCTGTTTCAAGGCTATTTGATAATCTCCATTATCTAAGTGAAATAAGACATCGTCTTTTTTTACTGTTTGGTTGGCTTTAATAAAAATCTCTTTGATATACCCACTTAATTTAGGCGCAATGGCGGTTATGTCTCCTTGCACATAAGCGTCATCTGTTGTGAGCATATAACGCCATTGTGTTATCCACTTATAACTAAACCAAAGTACAAAAAGTGCAAAGACGATAAGAAGAGCATTAAAGACTTTCTTTTTTTTTATCTTATTAAAGTACTTATTTGTTGAAACCTTTGCTTCAGATCTGGACATGGATTCTATACTTTCAATTCAATGAATAAAATGACCTCATCGCTACACAAGAACAAGAAAGCGATATATGCAGTAGGGGAGTAAGAGCTTTTCATGCAATGAGCAAATAATACTACATAATGCTAAACATATAAACTTGCAAGTGTAGGGATATTAGCCTGTTGCACATGTGCATTTTTTACAAATGCCTCGTATTTCTAGGGTGCTTCTGTGTGCTTGGAAGTCAACCGCTTGAACCATTTGTTTAAGGTTGGATACAATAGTTTTGTTTTGTATTTCGTTTACTTTGCCACAGTTCTCGCAAATGATGAAAGTTGTGAGCTCGTGTTGACAATTTTCAGGATGTAGACAGACCATAAAAGCATTCACACTTTCAAGACGATGAATACATTTTAATTGGACAAGTTTTTCTAATGCGCGATAAACTTGGAGAGGTGCACGAAATCCTTCTTCGCGTAAATGATCAAGAATCGCATAGGCACTTAAAGGTCCTTGTGCATTTTTTAAAATGTTCAGAACCAATGTTTGGTTACGCGTAAGTTTAGATGACATTGACACCTTCCTTTTGCTCCAAGGAAGAGCATAAAGTGTGTGAGATATTTGTGCAATGGTGAATATAGAATATGTGTTCTCTCTGTAATGAAGTCTTTATATTTTTCACCCATTTTGCTATATTTTTTGTATTTACAGGTTATAATGGTAGTATTTATTTTTTAAGAATAGGCAAAAATGATATTGACTCTTTATGGGAAAGGGGTCTATATAGCGGGGAGTAACGAGGGCAGTTTCTGCTTGCGATGGTTGGTTTTGCCCTTGTATTTGATTTTAAGATTTACCATATACGCGGCGATTGTTTTACCTTTTAGGTTTTTAATTTGCGCTTTTTAGTGTATGGTATTTTTGTGGTTTATGAACAGTTTTTTTAAGGACTGTTGGTTCTTTGACAAGAGAAGAAAGAAGAAAGAGAAACGTGGGCGGCATAGTCTGCGGAAGTCTTAAGTGTTTTGCTTTAAGGGCATTTTGCTTTAAGATTTCGGAAAGAATATGGCGGCACGTTTTTCAAGAGAAGATGTTAATACCGGATCTAGTAAATTTTTATTAGATTGGTGTGTAAATATGTTCTCGTCGATTCAAGCGTGACCATTTAATTGGTGCTCTTTAATTTTAAGGAGCAATAAAGACCAAGATAAAAGCCAAATCGAATTTTCAAATATGAGAGTTTGATCCTGGCTCAGAACGAACGCTGGCGGCAGGCTTAACACATGCAAGTCGAGCGCACTCCTTTGGAGTGAGCGGCAAACGGGTGAGTAACGCGTGGGAATCTACCCATCTCTACGGAATAACACAGAGAAATTTGTGCTAATACCGTATACGTCCCCTCGGGGAGAAAGATTTATCGGAGATGGATGAGCCCGCGTTGGATTAGCTAGTTGGTGAGGTAACGGCTCACCAAGGCGACGATCCATAGCTGGTCTGAGAGGATGATCAGCCACACTGGGACTGAGACACGGCCCAGACTCCTACGGGAGGCAGCAGTGGGGAATATTGGACAATGGGGGCAACCCTGATCCAGCCATGCCGCGTGAGTGATGAAGGCCCTAGGGTTGTAAAGCTCTTTCGCCGGTGAAGATAATGACGGTAACCGGAGAAGAAGCCCCGGCTAACTTCGTGCCAGCAGCCGCGGTAATACGAAGGGGGCTAGCGTTGTTCGGATTTACTGGGCGTAAAGCGCACGTAGGCGGATATTTAAGTCAGAGGTGAAATCCCAGGGCTCAACCCTGGAACTGCCTTTGATACTGGATGTCTTGAGTATGGAAGAGGTGAGTGGAATTCCGAGTGTAGAGGTAAAATTCGTAGATATTCGGAGGAACACCAGTGGCGAAGGCGGCTCACTGGTCCATTACTGACGCTGAGGTGCGAAAGCGTGGGGAGCAAACAGGATTAGATACCCTGGTAGTCCACGCCGTAAACGATGAATGTTAGCCGTCGGGCGGTTTACTGCTCGGTGGCGCAGCTAACGCATTAAACATTCCGCCTGGGGAGTACGGTCGCAAGATTAAAACTCAAAGGAATTGACGGGGGCCCGCACAAGCGGTGGAGCATGTGGTTTAATTCGAAGCAACGCGCAGAACCTTACCAGCCCTTGACATCCCGATCGCGGAAGGTGGAGACACCCTCCTTCAGTTAGGCTGGATCGGAGACAGGTGCTGCATGGCTGTCGTCAGCTCGTGTCGTGAGATGTTGGGTTAAGTCCCGCAACGAGCGCAACCCTCGCCCTTAGTTGCCAGCATTCAGTTGGGCACTCTAGGGGGACTGCCGGTGATAAGCCGAGAGGAAGGTGGGGATGACGTCAAGTCCTCATGGCCCTTACGGGCTGGGCTACACACGTGCTACAATGGTGGTGACAGTGGGCAGCGAGACCGCGAGGTCGAGCTAATCTCCAAAAGCCATCTCAGTTCGGATTGCACTCTGCAACTCGAGTGCATGAAGTTGGAATCGCTAGTAATCGTGGATCAGCATGCCACGGTGAATACGTTCCCGGGCCTTGTACACACCGCCCGTCACACCATGGGAGTTGGTTTTACCCGAAGGTGCTGTGCTAACCGCAAGGAGGCAGGCAACCACGGTAGGGTCAGCGACTGGGGTGAAGTCGTAACAAGGTAGCCGTAGGGGAACCTGTGGCTGGATCACCTCCTTTCTAAGGATGATCAAGAATTGGGAGAATTCCCTTTTTGATCTCATTAGACATAAAGGTTTAAATAGGTCAGTTTAAATAACCAGACAATTTAAACCTTGTGCATATGACACTCACTTTAAAAGAGACTCTCTCTTTATAAGAGGCCCCTACCTCTTGTTTAAAGAATGTTCCCTTTCAAGGTGCAGTGCTCATGTGTTAACTTATATAGGCAGACTAGCCGTCTTCGTTTCTCTTTCTTCAGATGATGATCCCAAGCCTTCTGGCGGTCTACGCAAGTAAGCTCTCATCAAAAGCTTTAAGGAAAGCTCTTTGTTTTTTGAAATGATGCTTTTATGAGATAGAGCTTTTTTAGATAATGCTTTTTTAGATAATGCTGGGGAAGGTTTTCCGGTTTATCTCGGAGGGCTTGTAGCTCAGTTGGTTAGAGCGCGCGCTTGATAAGCGTGAGGTCGGAGGTTCAAGTCCTCCCAGGCCCACCAATTTACCTATCCATTTGCCTTTATCCGTTTATTTGCCGATTTATCGGTCCATTGAATTTAAGTGTTGGTAGCAGTTTTTATAATGATGAGAAATCATGCTTATAAAAGAACTCCTTATAAAAGGCTTGTTTTTAAAATGTGACGCTTATCCATTTCGCTTAGGCAAGAGAAACTTCAAGCGGTTCAAATGCAAAAGGTTTTAAATTTTGCAAAACAATTTGAATTTTAAAGTGATCCAAGTTCGTGATCTCGAATTTAAAAGTTTCGAATGCTTTATCCTTTTTTGGGGGCCGTAGCTCAGCTGGGAGAGCACCTGCTTTGCAAGCAGGGGGTCGTCGGTTCGATCCCGTCCGGCTCCACCATTTAGATCATCATCATTGTTGTGAGAACACTCTTTAGTGAGAGGTTAAGTAGCCTTTCGCTTGTTCTATTGAAATTGTGAAGAGAAGGTATATTCAGACATGTTTCTTTTGAAATGTTTGTTTTGAAGAATGAAATTCGTTTTTCGAAAAGCAGGTATTCAAAAATCTGATTAATGGAAAAATTGATCAGTGGATTAAAATCTGTAGACAGATGTTGGAAAAGGAAACTTGTGTCGCAAGGGAATGCTCAAAGCCCTTGCATATGATTGGAAGCTTAACCGCACCATTGAATATATCTCGAGAAGCTGGTCTTTTCTGCTGATATTTTTGTTTATTTTGCACAAGATAAACAGTGAATGAATATTGGCAATGAGAACGATCAAGTGTCTTAAGGGCATTTGGTGGATGCCTTGGCATGCACAGGCGATGAAGGACGTGATACGCTGCGATAAGCTACGGGGAGGTGCGAATACCCTTTGATCCGTAGATTTCCGAATGGGGCAACCCACCTTTGATGGCTGGAAAGATTAAGCTGTTTTGTAAAGAAACAGTTTAAGTTTCTAGTCATCTGATAAAGGTATCTACACCTGAATAAAATAGGGTGTAAGAAGCAAACGCAGGGAACTGAAACATCTAAGTACCTGTAGGAAAGGACATCAAACGAGACTCCGTTAGTAGTGGCGAGCGAACGCGGACCAGGCCAGTGGCTTAAGTTAAGAAAAGTAGAATCGACTGGAAAGTCGAACCAAAGTGGGTGATAGTCCCGTATACGTAAATCTGATTTAAGTCCTAGAGTAGGGCGGGACACGTGAAATCCTGTCTGAACATGGGTCGACCACGATCCAAGCCTAAGTACTCGTGCATGACCGATAGCGCACCAGTACCGTGAGGGAAAGGTGAAAAGTACCCCGACAAGGGGAGTGAAATAGTACCTGAAACCGAATGCCTACAAACAGTCGGAGCCCAAGATATGTTCTGGGTGACGGCGTACCTTTTGTATAATGGGTCAGCGACTT from Bartonella taylorii encodes:
- a CDS encoding Fur family transcriptional regulator; this encodes MSSKLTRNQTLVLNILKNAQGPLSAYAILDHLREEGFRAPLQVYRALEKLVQLKCIHRLESVNAFMVCLHPENCQHELTTFIICENCGKVNEIQNKTIVSNLKQMVQAVDFQAHRSTLEIRGICKKCTCATG